A region of Lacinutrix sp. Hel_I_90 DNA encodes the following proteins:
- the ftsH gene encoding ATP-dependent zinc metalloprotease FtsH, whose protein sequence is MAEKNKKQEAPKKPKFNPYWISGGLILALIFSQFFFNNGPDDSSKINTSEFFEYLEKGDIKNFKVVQNSKKVKIFLTKEAKDDATHKKAAERSVSVFGAAVPNYYYEYGSQEIFEEEFKRIIKENNLTTNYEFETESGTFGDLLINFLPFILLIAVWIFIMRRMSGGAGGGAGGQIFNIGKSKAKLFDENTKVKTTFKDVAGLEGAKEEIQEIVDFLKNPEKYTSLGGKIPKGALLVGPPGTGKTLLAKAVAGEAKVPFFSLSGSDFVEMFVGVGASRVRDLFKQAKEKSPAIIFIDEIDAIGRARGKNAMSGSNDERENTLNQLLTEMDGFGTNTNVIVIAATNRADILDKALMRAGRFDRQIYVDLPNLTERRAIFEVHLRPLKKAEGLDIDFLSKQTPGFSGADIANLCNEAALIAARKNKKAVEKQDFLDAVDRIVGGLEKRSNLFSVEEKKTIAYHEAGHATVSWFLEHADPLVKVTIVPRGRSLGAAWYLPQEAYITRTSKFLDEICVTMGGRAAEKIIFNEISTGALSDLENVTKKAKAMIMIYGLNEKVGNITFYDPAGENGFVKPYSEKTAELIDNEIKDIVETQYKRAVNLLESKRDVLDKLAERLIEREVIFKDDLEEILGKRPFSMPENEILKEGEKEDEKVEKIEKEEKEDKK, encoded by the coding sequence ATGGCAGAAAAAAATAAAAAACAAGAAGCACCTAAGAAACCAAAATTCAATCCATATTGGATTTCAGGAGGCTTAATATTGGCACTAATATTTTCTCAATTCTTTTTTAATAATGGTCCAGACGATTCGAGTAAAATAAATACTTCTGAATTTTTTGAATACCTCGAAAAGGGAGATATTAAAAACTTTAAAGTTGTACAAAACTCTAAAAAAGTAAAAATATTCCTTACAAAAGAAGCAAAGGATGACGCTACACACAAAAAAGCGGCAGAGCGTTCGGTTTCGGTATTTGGTGCTGCTGTTCCAAACTACTATTACGAATATGGTAGCCAGGAGATTTTTGAAGAAGAGTTTAAAAGAATCATTAAAGAAAACAATTTAACTACTAATTACGAATTCGAAACAGAGAGTGGCACTTTTGGCGACTTATTAATTAATTTCTTACCCTTTATTCTTTTAATCGCTGTTTGGATTTTCATCATGCGCAGAATGTCTGGCGGTGCCGGAGGCGGTGCTGGTGGACAGATTTTTAATATCGGAAAATCTAAAGCCAAGCTATTTGATGAAAACACAAAAGTAAAAACGACTTTTAAAGATGTTGCCGGTTTAGAAGGTGCAAAAGAAGAAATACAAGAAATTGTAGATTTCCTTAAAAATCCTGAAAAATACACCTCACTTGGCGGTAAAATACCAAAAGGAGCGCTTTTAGTTGGCCCTCCTGGAACAGGAAAAACCTTATTAGCAAAAGCCGTTGCAGGTGAAGCTAAAGTACCTTTCTTTTCATTATCTGGTTCAGATTTCGTTGAAATGTTCGTAGGTGTTGGTGCTTCTCGTGTTAGAGATTTATTTAAACAAGCTAAAGAAAAATCACCGGCTATTATTTTTATAGATGAAATTGATGCTATAGGTCGTGCTCGTGGTAAAAATGCAATGTCGGGAAGTAATGACGAACGTGAAAACACCTTAAACCAACTTTTAACAGAGATGGATGGCTTTGGCACAAACACAAACGTAATTGTTATCGCTGCCACAAACAGAGCAGATATTTTAGATAAAGCACTTATGCGTGCTGGCCGTTTTGATCGACAGATTTATGTAGATCTACCAAATTTAACAGAGCGTCGTGCTATTTTTGAAGTGCACTTAAGACCGTTAAAAAAAGCAGAAGGTTTAGATATCGATTTCTTATCTAAGCAAACACCGGGCTTTTCTGGTGCAGATATTGCTAATTTATGTAACGAAGCGGCATTAATTGCTGCAAGAAAAAATAAAAAGGCAGTTGAAAAACAAGATTTCTTAGATGCTGTAGACAGAATTGTTGGCGGATTAGAAAAACGTAGCAACTTATTTTCTGTTGAAGAAAAGAAAACGATTGCCTACCATGAAGCTGGTCATGCAACAGTAAGCTGGTTCTTAGAACATGCAGATCCTTTAGTAAAAGTAACCATTGTTCCTAGAGGTCGTTCACTTGGTGCGGCATGGTATTTACCACAAGAAGCTTACATTACCAGAACGAGCAAGTTTTTAGATGAAATTTGTGTTACTATGGGAGGGCGTGCTGCAGAAAAAATTATTTTCAATGAAATTTCAACGGGTGCTTTAAGTGACTTGGAAAATGTGACCAAAAAAGCCAAAGCAATGATTATGATCTATGGCTTGAATGAAAAAGTTGGAAACATCACTTTTTATGATCCTGCAGGTGAAAATGGCTTTGTAAAACCATACAGTGAAAAAACAGCAGAACTTATTGATAATGAAATAAAAGATATCGTAGAAACACAATACAAACGTGCGGTAAATCTATTAGAATCTAAAAGAGATGTTTTAGATAAATTAGCGGAAAGACTTATAGAGCGTGAGGTGATTTTCAAAGATGATCTGGAAGAAATCTTAGGAAAAAGACCGTTTAGTATGCCAGAAAATGAAATACTAAAAGAAGGCGAAAAAGAGGACGAAAAAGTAGAGAAAATAGAGAAAGAAGAAAAAGAAGATAAAAAATAA
- the rsfS gene encoding ribosome silencing factor → MVKEQANADLLITTIIGGIEDVKGKEINILDLREIENTVCDYFVICEGTSNTQVNAIVNSIQKKVSKELKDKPWHIEGEDNAEWILMDYVNVVVHVFQKHIREYYDIESLWGDAKTTIIESKF, encoded by the coding sequence ATGGTTAAAGAACAAGCAAACGCAGATTTACTAATTACAACAATAATTGGTGGCATTGAAGATGTAAAAGGAAAAGAAATAAATATTCTAGATTTAAGAGAGATTGAAAATACCGTTTGCGATTATTTCGTTATTTGTGAAGGTACCTCTAACACTCAGGTTAATGCTATTGTTAACTCGATCCAGAAAAAAGTTAGCAAAGAACTAAAAGACAAGCCTTGGCATATTGAAGGTGAAGACAACGCTGAGTGGATTTTAATGGATTATGTAAATGTAGTGGTTCATGTTTTCCAAAAACACATTCGCGAGTATTATGACATTGAAAGTCTTTGGGGAGATGCAAAAACCACCATAATCGAATCAAAATTTTAA
- a CDS encoding biotin--[acetyl-CoA-carboxylase] ligase: MRIIKLDAIDSTNTFLKEISSADALEDYTVVIAKAQTKGKGRMGNEWNSKSSKNLTFSVFKHLHGVSFERQFYLSIVTALAITKTLEAYNISKLFVKWPNDILSADKKIAGILIENVIKQNKLAHSIIGIGLNVNQIEFEHLPRASSLKKISGKTFDLDEVLQHLLINLKYYFSLLESGEIEMLKHTYEAQLFRKNKPSTFENVEGELFSGFIQGISNTGNLIVLLEDAIIKEFSLNEIKLRY; the protein is encoded by the coding sequence ATGCGTATAATCAAACTTGATGCCATCGATTCTACAAACACGTTCTTGAAAGAGATTAGCAGTGCAGATGCACTTGAAGATTATACCGTTGTTATCGCCAAAGCACAAACTAAAGGCAAGGGGAGAATGGGTAATGAGTGGAACTCTAAATCATCAAAAAACCTTACTTTTAGTGTGTTTAAGCACCTTCATGGGGTGTCATTTGAGCGCCAATTCTATCTCAGTATAGTCACAGCTTTAGCAATAACTAAAACACTGGAGGCTTATAATATATCTAAATTGTTTGTGAAATGGCCTAACGACATTTTGTCAGCAGACAAAAAAATAGCGGGTATTTTAATTGAAAATGTCATTAAACAAAACAAGCTTGCTCACAGTATTATTGGCATTGGCTTAAATGTTAATCAAATTGAATTTGAGCATTTACCGCGTGCCTCTTCTTTAAAAAAAATTAGTGGAAAAACCTTTGATTTGGATGAAGTACTCCAACACTTATTAATAAATTTAAAGTATTATTTTTCGCTTTTAGAATCTGGAGAAATAGAAATGCTAAAACACACCTATGAAGCTCAGCTTTTTAGAAAAAATAAACCTTCAACATTTGAAAACGTTGAAGGTGAATTATTTTCTGGATTTATTCAAGGTATTTCTAATACAGGAAATCTAATCGTTTTATTAGAAGATGCCATTATTAAAGAGTTTAGCTTAAATGAAATAAAGTTACGTTACTAA
- a CDS encoding orotate phosphoribosyltransferase has protein sequence MNLESQKVTLQKSAQETFDFLNTIENFESLMPENISKFEVIDKEKFLFALKGMPEIVLKKKEAIPPNKIVLGAAGGKIDFSLIGNITEIDANTSEVQLNFEGEFNAMMAMMIKGPISKFIETLATNMRTAF, from the coding sequence ATGAACTTAGAATCACAAAAAGTAACACTACAAAAATCTGCTCAGGAAACTTTCGATTTTTTAAATACTATTGAAAATTTCGAATCTCTAATGCCCGAAAACATTAGTAAATTTGAAGTTATAGACAAGGAAAAATTTCTTTTTGCTTTAAAAGGCATGCCAGAAATCGTACTTAAAAAGAAAGAAGCTATACCACCAAATAAAATTGTTTTAGGAGCTGCTGGGGGCAAAATAGATTTTTCTTTGATTGGAAATATCACAGAAATTGATGCCAATACCAGCGAAGTACAATTAAATTTTGAAGGCGAATTTAATGCGATGATGGCCATGATGATAAAAGGTCCAATAAGTAAATTTATTGAGACTCTAGCGACAAATATGCGTACTGCTTTTTAG
- the pyrE gene encoding orotate phosphoribosyltransferase: MIFDKHIARQAAKVLLQVNAIKLNPEDPFTWASGWKSPIYCDNRIVLSFPLIRNYIREEMSKFIEQHYGRPDVIAGVATGAIGIGMLVAEYLGLPFVYVRPEAKSHGRQNQIEGFLESGQNVVVIEDLISTGKSSLNAVRALKEANVNVKGMLAIFSYDFDIAKQNFEAEHIELNTLSNYENLLLEAAEANYISQEQLKTLADWNANPGAWHAN; encoded by the coding sequence ATGATTTTCGATAAACACATTGCCAGACAAGCCGCAAAAGTTTTACTTCAAGTAAACGCAATTAAATTAAATCCGGAAGATCCTTTTACATGGGCTTCAGGTTGGAAATCTCCAATTTACTGCGACAACCGTATTGTACTCTCTTTTCCTCTAATTCGAAATTATATACGTGAGGAAATGAGTAAATTTATTGAACAACATTACGGGAGACCAGATGTTATAGCAGGTGTAGCAACAGGAGCAATAGGCATTGGCATGCTAGTAGCGGAGTATCTTGGCCTGCCCTTTGTATACGTAAGACCAGAAGCTAAAAGTCATGGGAGACAAAATCAAATTGAAGGTTTCCTTGAAAGCGGACAAAATGTAGTTGTTATTGAAGACCTGATAAGCACAGGAAAAAGCAGTCTTAATGCGGTTAGAGCTTTAAAAGAAGCAAATGTGAATGTAAAAGGAATGCTTGCCATCTTTAGCTATGATTTTGATATCGCCAAACAAAATTTTGAAGCTGAACACATAGAACTAAATACTTTAAGTAACTACGAAAACTTACTTCTTGAAGCAGCAGAAGCGAATTATATTTCTCAAGAACAATTAAAAACTTTAGCCGATTGGAATGCCAATCCTGGCGCATGGCATGCGAATTGA
- a CDS encoding NUDIX hydrolase, whose amino-acid sequence MYRIFVNDKPIILTTEVEKETDFKNFLLKGVDMEQVINALKKKKIRHVRLIHHNKDTILKKFLKKLPNVIAGGGKVYNKNKSVLFIYRNDKWDLPKGKAEGKETIERTAIREVEEETGVKGLKIEKPLETTYHLFRRNGKLKIKITYWFEMSTDYEGTLLPQENEGITKVEWLNKQDSEDALENSYANIKLLI is encoded by the coding sequence ATGTATCGTATTTTTGTAAACGACAAGCCTATTATTTTAACAACGGAAGTTGAAAAAGAAACTGATTTTAAAAATTTTTTATTGAAGGGTGTTGATATGGAGCAAGTAATCAACGCTTTAAAGAAGAAAAAAATAAGGCATGTACGGTTAATTCATCATAATAAAGATACCATTTTAAAAAAGTTTCTAAAAAAGTTGCCTAATGTTATTGCTGGTGGCGGCAAAGTATATAATAAAAACAAGTCCGTTTTATTTATTTACAGAAATGATAAATGGGATCTACCTAAAGGAAAAGCTGAAGGAAAGGAAACTATAGAAAGAACAGCGATAAGAGAGGTTGAAGAAGAAACAGGAGTTAAAGGGTTGAAAATTGAAAAACCATTAGAGACCACTTATCATTTGTTTAGACGTAATGGTAAGCTTAAAATAAAAATCACGTATTGGTTTGAAATGTCTACAGACTACGAGGGAACACTTTTGCCACAAGAGAATGAAGGGATTACAAAAGTAGAATGGCTAAATAAGCAAGACTCAGAAGACGCCTTAGAGAATTCTTATGCTAATATTAAGCTGTTGATTTAG
- a CDS encoding N-formylglutamate amidohydrolase translates to MKLVLTCEHGGNNIPEEYTAIFNNKEALKSHRGYDLGALDVFNYLKPLAAYSNYSETSRLLIELNRSLHHKSLFSEFSNSLTSESKKKIIKDYYLTYRNTVAYEIKKLIKVSHVLHLSIHSFTPVLNHVVRHCDIGILYDPSKPNEKQIALKLKKAIHTINPKWLVRFNYPYLGKADGFTTYLRQQTEKNYSGLEIEINQQFSSKNKMNYQIKEDLYAAIEDIVNTVKV, encoded by the coding sequence ATGAAACTTGTATTAACCTGTGAGCATGGCGGCAACAATATCCCAGAAGAATATACCGCCATTTTTAATAACAAGGAAGCGCTAAAGTCACATAGAGGTTATGACCTAGGCGCTTTAGATGTATTTAATTATTTAAAACCATTGGCAGCCTATTCTAATTATAGTGAAACAAGCCGACTGTTAATAGAATTAAACCGCTCCTTACACCACAAGTCTTTGTTTTCGGAATTCTCCAATTCACTAACGAGTGAGTCAAAGAAAAAGATTATTAAAGATTACTATTTGACGTATAGAAACACTGTAGCATACGAAATAAAAAAGCTAATAAAGGTCAGCCACGTTTTACACCTGTCTATCCATTCGTTCACTCCCGTTTTAAACCATGTGGTAAGACACTGTGATATTGGTATTCTTTATGATCCTTCTAAACCAAACGAAAAACAGATTGCTTTGAAACTAAAAAAAGCTATACATACTATTAACCCAAAGTGGTTGGTTCGTTTTAACTATCCATACTTAGGAAAAGCCGATGGATTTACCACGTATTTAAGGCAGCAAACAGAAAAAAACTATAGCGGTCTTGAGATTGAAATCAATCAGCAGTTTTCAAGTAAAAACAAGATGAATTATCAGATAAAAGAAGACCTATATGCTGCTATTGAAGACATAGTCAATACCGTTAAAGTCTAA
- a CDS encoding glutamate-cysteine ligase family protein encodes MGKKYHLFEVFGIELEYMLIDTSSFKIAPIVDTLLTAKNGTLTSDIDNGTVAWSNELVAHVVEIKTNGPTANLETLSEDFHNNILEINSLLKPLSTKLLPTACHPLMNPLRDTQLWKHSYSEVYELYNRIFDCKGHGWSNVQSTHINLPFYDDKEFEKLHAAIRIILPLLPGLCASSPILEGRVTDFKDTRLEYYKNNQKEIPEMTGLVIPERVFSKVDYYATIFEPINKAIKKYDTNNILDHHFLNSRGAIARFDRNAIEIRLVDIQECPKADIAICVLIIEVLKKLVNGELAPLKNQKKWLKQDLFQILNATIKDAENYNIYNTDYLELFNMNAGTSVKNLWKHLYELVKDNLSDNYQNAIEIILEHGTLSTRILTALEEDSSEKNIRIIYNQLADCLESNTLFIPKK; translated from the coding sequence ATGGGTAAAAAATATCACCTTTTTGAAGTTTTTGGTATCGAATTGGAATACATGCTTATTGATACGTCTTCTTTTAAAATTGCGCCTATCGTTGACACCTTATTAACAGCAAAAAATGGCACATTAACCTCAGATATTGATAATGGAACGGTTGCCTGGAGTAATGAGTTAGTCGCTCATGTTGTTGAAATAAAAACCAATGGTCCAACTGCGAATTTAGAGACGCTTTCAGAAGACTTTCATAACAACATCTTAGAAATAAATAGTCTTTTAAAACCCCTAAGCACGAAATTATTACCAACGGCATGTCACCCTTTAATGAATCCATTACGGGACACGCAGCTTTGGAAACACAGCTATAGTGAAGTGTACGAGTTGTACAATCGTATTTTTGACTGTAAAGGTCATGGCTGGAGTAATGTGCAAAGTACACATATAAATTTACCCTTCTACGATGATAAAGAGTTTGAAAAACTACATGCTGCTATTCGCATTATTTTACCACTATTGCCCGGTTTATGTGCCAGTTCTCCAATTTTAGAAGGCCGCGTTACTGATTTTAAAGACACCCGTCTGGAATACTACAAAAACAATCAAAAAGAGATTCCAGAGATGACTGGTTTAGTTATACCTGAACGTGTTTTTAGTAAAGTAGATTATTATGCGACAATTTTTGAGCCTATTAATAAGGCCATTAAGAAGTACGATACTAATAATATTTTAGATCATCATTTTTTAAATTCTCGAGGGGCTATCGCACGTTTTGACAGAAATGCCATTGAAATCAGATTAGTTGATATTCAAGAGTGCCCAAAAGCAGACATTGCCATTTGCGTATTGATTATTGAAGTCTTGAAAAAACTAGTTAACGGTGAATTAGCGCCCTTGAAAAACCAAAAGAAATGGTTAAAACAAGACTTGTTTCAAATTCTTAATGCTACAATAAAAGATGCTGAGAATTATAATATTTACAATACTGATTACCTGGAATTATTCAATATGAACGCGGGTACTTCAGTCAAAAATCTTTGGAAGCACTTGTATGAACTGGTAAAAGACAACCTCTCTGACAACTATCAAAACGCGATTGAAATCATCCTCGAGCACGGCACATTATCGACCAGAATTCTTACTGCTCTAGAGGAAGACTCTTCAGAAAAAAACATTAGAATCATCTATAATCAATTAGCAGATTGCTTAGAAAGCAACACTCTTTTTATTCCGAAAAAATAA
- a CDS encoding RimK family protein, protein MNKYIVVNQPEKWHFSIENIKVISSQDYLTDPQFSLLKKARIFNLCKDYSYQSKGYYVSLLAEARGHLAIPTVRNIVDLKTLKLVKIVSDEFDDVIQQSLKNIKSREFTLSIYFGQNVAQKYKALSSLFYKHFQVPFLRVKFYHNTKWNIQSIRAISESEIPNEHLESVHVFANQYFSKKRYDTPKLTTSDFDLAILVNPNDPAPPSNTKALKKFIDIAEKMNIYAEIIEPKDLSRLSSFDALFIRQSTEVNNEAYAFARKAQQEGLAIIDYPDAILKCCNKVFMAEALNNAHIATPKTLIVHKDNREFVMKQVGLPCVLKAPDSTFSFGVKKAKTEKEYNTLVSEMLKESDLIIAQEFCPSDYDWRIGIIDDKPFFACKYYMAKGHWQIYNWNAKKKNDQDGDAECLPIEDVPKEVIHMALKSAKLMGKGLYGIDIKVVDNKPMVIEINDNPNIDFGVEDAHYGDLVYTKVLSALKKRLE, encoded by the coding sequence ATGAATAAATACATAGTTGTCAATCAGCCTGAAAAATGGCATTTTTCGATAGAGAATATCAAGGTGATTTCTTCGCAAGACTACCTTACCGATCCTCAGTTTTCACTTTTAAAGAAAGCTAGAATATTTAATCTTTGTAAAGATTACAGTTATCAATCAAAGGGCTACTATGTCTCACTTTTAGCTGAAGCTAGAGGACATTTAGCCATTCCAACGGTTAGAAATATAGTAGATTTAAAGACACTGAAATTGGTTAAAATAGTTTCAGATGAGTTTGATGATGTGATTCAGCAGAGTTTAAAAAACATTAAGTCTAGAGAGTTTACATTAAGTATTTATTTTGGTCAAAATGTAGCTCAAAAATACAAAGCACTAAGCAGCTTGTTTTACAAGCATTTTCAAGTCCCTTTTCTACGGGTCAAGTTTTATCATAACACCAAATGGAACATACAAAGTATTAGAGCAATTTCAGAATCTGAAATCCCGAACGAGCATTTAGAAAGTGTACATGTCTTTGCAAACCAATATTTCTCTAAAAAACGTTACGACACACCTAAGCTAACAACTTCTGATTTTGATCTGGCTATTTTAGTTAATCCAAACGATCCTGCACCTCCAAGTAATACCAAAGCTTTAAAAAAGTTTATAGATATTGCCGAAAAGATGAATATTTATGCTGAAATTATTGAGCCTAAAGATTTAAGTCGCTTATCCTCTTTTGACGCCTTGTTTATTCGCCAAAGCACAGAAGTTAATAATGAAGCGTATGCCTTTGCGCGTAAAGCACAACAAGAAGGTCTTGCGATTATTGACTACCCTGATGCTATTTTAAAATGCTGTAATAAAGTCTTTATGGCCGAAGCTTTAAACAATGCGCATATCGCAACCCCAAAAACCCTTATTGTACATAAAGATAACCGCGAATTTGTAATGAAACAAGTTGGTTTGCCTTGCGTTTTAAAAGCTCCTGATTCTACCTTTTCTTTTGGTGTAAAAAAGGCAAAAACAGAAAAAGAATACAATACGCTAGTCTCTGAAATGCTAAAAGAGTCTGATCTTATTATTGCACAAGAATTTTGCCCATCAGATTATGATTGGCGGATTGGTATTATAGACGACAAACCCTTTTTTGCCTGCAAGTATTATATGGCAAAGGGACATTGGCAAATCTATAATTGGAATGCCAAGAAAAAGAATGATCAAGATGGAGATGCAGAGTGTTTACCTATTGAAGACGTACCAAAAGAGGTTATACACATGGCTTTAAAATCGGCAAAACTAATGGGCAAAGGTTTATATGGCATTGATATAAAAGTAGTAGACAACAAACCGATGGTTATTGAAATTAATGACAATCCAAATATAGATTTTGGCGTAGAAGATGCTCATTATGGTGATTTGGTGTATACTAAGGTGCTTTCAGCATTAAAAAAACGATTAGAATAA
- a CDS encoding M14 family metallopeptidase, giving the protein MKKIALAALIIFCFSCHSKKEYDFTTVFETSEGTETATYFETIQYYKNLADYYSEISIDSIGETDSGKPLHIVTLNPESNFDFSDIRKNKRILLINNGIHPGESDGIDATMLLFRDIIQGKIKMPKHTVIVTIPIYNIGGSLNRNTGTRTNQNGPKEYGFRGNARNYDLNRDFIKSDTKNAKTFAKIFHTVQPDVFIDNHVSNGADYQYTLTHLFTQHNKLGGELGHYLHTEMMPKLEQKLEAKQWDITPYVNVFNSVPEKDFSQFMDSPRYSTGYTTLFNTLGMMVETHMLKPYKLRVEGTYELMKSMLVIIEEDHEKIKTLRQDFNKTLIAKNNYPLQWEIDTTKATTLNFKGFEGNTIDSDLTGAKRLKYDTSKPFVKPVTYQNYFKPTLEVSIPSAYVIPQGWWHVMALLELNRVQFKVLEKDSTLPVTSYKIENYDTRKQAYEGHYFHYNTNVKTTQEQIAFKKGDYIINTNQNGLRYLLETLEPQAPDSFFNWNFFDTILQQKEGFSPYVWEDKAKTLLAENPKLQIAFNIKKSYNPDFANNWYAQLEWLHKESENYEKAHLQYPVYRIE; this is encoded by the coding sequence ATGAAAAAAATAGCACTGGCCGCATTAATTATTTTTTGTTTTAGCTGTCATTCAAAAAAAGAATATGATTTTACTACCGTTTTTGAAACCTCAGAAGGGACAGAAACCGCTACCTACTTCGAAACGATTCAATATTATAAAAATTTAGCAGACTATTATTCTGAAATTTCAATCGATTCAATAGGCGAAACCGACTCAGGAAAACCACTACATATCGTCACCTTAAATCCAGAATCTAATTTTGATTTTTCAGACATTAGAAAAAATAAACGTATTCTTTTAATTAACAATGGTATTCACCCAGGAGAAAGTGACGGTATTGATGCCACCATGCTATTGTTCAGAGATATTATACAAGGCAAAATAAAGATGCCAAAACATACGGTTATAGTGACTATTCCTATTTATAATATTGGTGGTAGTTTAAACCGTAACACCGGGACACGCACCAATCAAAATGGACCAAAAGAATATGGGTTTAGAGGCAACGCCCGTAATTATGATTTAAATCGCGATTTTATAAAGAGTGACACAAAAAATGCCAAAACCTTTGCTAAAATCTTTCATACCGTACAACCTGATGTGTTTATAGATAATCACGTGAGTAATGGTGCAGACTACCAATATACATTGACTCACTTATTTACACAGCATAATAAATTGGGAGGGGAACTCGGACACTATTTACACACTGAAATGATGCCCAAACTGGAGCAAAAATTAGAAGCCAAACAGTGGGACATTACCCCTTATGTAAACGTTTTTAATAGTGTTCCAGAAAAAGATTTTTCACAATTTATGGATTCGCCAAGATACTCTACTGGCTACACCACTTTATTTAACACCTTAGGCATGATGGTAGAAACACACATGCTAAAACCATATAAACTACGTGTAGAAGGCACTTACGAACTTATGAAAAGCATGTTAGTTATTATTGAAGAAGACCACGAAAAAATTAAAACACTAAGACAGGATTTTAATAAGACGCTAATAGCAAAAAATAACTATCCGTTACAATGGGAAATAGACACAACTAAGGCTACAACTTTAAATTTCAAAGGCTTTGAAGGCAACACAATTGATAGTGACCTTACCGGAGCAAAACGTTTAAAGTACGACACTTCAAAACCGTTTGTTAAACCAGTAACTTATCAAAATTACTTTAAACCTACTTTAGAAGTAAGCATACCAAGCGCGTATGTAATTCCTCAAGGTTGGTGGCATGTTATGGCGTTATTAGAATTAAACCGTGTCCAATTTAAAGTATTAGAAAAAGATTCTACACTTCCCGTTACATCCTACAAGATTGAAAACTACGACACGCGTAAGCAAGCCTATGAAGGTCACTATTTTCATTATAATACCAATGTAAAAACGACTCAAGAACAAATTGCCTTTAAAAAAGGGGATTATATTATTAACACAAACCAAAACGGCCTCCGTTATTTACTAGAAACCTTAGAACCTCAAGCACCAGATTCCTTTTTTAATTGGAATTTTTTCGATACCATTTTGCAGCAAAAAGAAGGCTTTTCACCTTATGTCTGGGAAGATAAAGCTAAAACCTTATTAGCTGAAAATCCTAAACTACAAATTGCTTTTAATATTAAAAAATCTTACAACCCTGACTTTGCGAACAATTGGTATGCACAATTAGAGTGGCTACATAAAGAAAGTGAAAACTATGAGAAAGCACATTTACAATATCCTGTTTACAGAATAGAATAA